A segment of the Candidatus Doudnabacteria bacterium genome:
GGGTATGGTCTTGCGAGTTGATATTATTGATAAGGCCCTGAAGAGTCTAAAACTTAGGAAAGGCAAAAAAGGACAAGCGATAATTCTGATGACTCCGCAGGGAAAAGTTTTCAATCAAAGAACAGCCAATAAATTAGCTGACTACAAAACTATTTGCTTAATTTGTGGTCGCTATGAGGGTTTTGACGAGCGCATTCGTGATCTGGTTGACATGGAAATATCTTTGGGCGATTTTGTTTTGACGGGCGGCGAAATTCCGGCTCTGGCAATTCTGGATACTGTTGCCCGCTTAGTCCCGGGCGTGGTGGGCAAAGAAGAATCTTTGATCAATGAAAGCTTTAGCGACGGGATTCTTGAATATCCGCAATACACGCGACCCGAAAATTATAAAGGCAAACGAGTACCGAAAGTTTTGTTAACCGGCCATCATGCCAAGATCAATGAATGGCGAAAGTCTGAGGCTTTAAAACGGACAAAAAAAAGAAGACCGGATTTATTGAAAAACAATGCCAAAATTTGAATCACAAGAAACGAATCGTTTGGATAAATTTTTAGCAACAGTTGCCAGTGTTTCTCGCGGCAAGGTTCAAAAAGCTATCAAACAAGGCCAGGTTTCAGTGAATCAAAAAGTCATCATTGAGCCTGATTTCAAAATTGCTCCAGGTGACCAGATCGAACTGCCTGAATTTGAAAGCGAAGAACTAAAGCCAAGCAATTTGGAACTAAAAGTTGTTTTTGAGAATGACGATGTTGCGGTAATTGATAA
Coding sequences within it:
- the trmD gene encoding tRNA (guanosine(37)-N1)-methyltransferase TrmD, which produces MKFIILTLFPEAFESYLNVSLLKRALAKKLIRIELKNLRDWGEGAHKSVDQRPYGGGVGMVLRVDIIDKALKSLKLRKGKKGQAIILMTPQGKVFNQRTANKLADYKTICLICGRYEGFDERIRDLVDMEISLGDFVLTGGEIPALAILDTVARLVPGVVGKEESLINESFSDGILEYPQYTRPENYKGKRVPKVLLTGHHAKINEWRKSEALKRTKKRRPDLLKNNAKI